A window of the Arachis duranensis cultivar V14167 chromosome 5, aradu.V14167.gnm2.J7QH, whole genome shotgun sequence genome harbors these coding sequences:
- the LOC107489976 gene encoding eukaryotic translation initiation factor 5 produces MALQNIGAANSDDAFYRYKMPKMITKIEGRGNGIKTNIVNMVDIAKALARPASYTTKYFGCELGAQSKFDEKSGTSHVNGAHDTAKLAGLLENFIKKFVQCYGCGNPETEILITKSQMIQLKCAACGFVSDVDMRDKLTTFILKNPPETKKGSKDKKAMRRAEKERLKEGEMADEEQKKIKKEVKKKGSSTVKDGSTKPSTKKKASASDDDHVSPTHSQVDEKEDASQEDDDDDIQWQTDTSLEAARQRIQEQLSAVTADMVMLSTNEPEKNGKTATKASSGSQNGDSPNYSTLVEVKAILNKGVGAKDLQSHLAALPASAQDKTNALFEALFEGIEKGFGKEVIKKKSYLAAAVSMEEGSQLLLLGAIEAFCMKSTSSALKEVALILKALYDADVLEEENVLRWYQVGTKGDNKDSKIWKNAKPFIDWLQSAESESEEE; encoded by the coding sequence ATGGCCTTACAGAACATTGGTGCTGCAAACAGTGATGATGCCTTCTATAGGTATAAGATGCCCAAAATGATTACCAAAATCGAGGGTAGAGGGAATGGCATCAAGACAAATATTGTCAATATGGTTGATATTGCCAAGGCATTGGCAAGGCCAGCCTCTTACACAACCAAGTACTTTGGGTGTGAACTTGGAGCTCAGTCAAAGTTTGATGAGAAATCTGGTACTTCTCATGTTAATGGAGCGCACGACACTGCAAAACTTGCTGGCCTTCTTGAGAACTTCATCAAGAAATTTGTTCAATGTTATGGTTGTGGAAACCCCGAAACGGAGATATTGATTACCAAGAGCCAAATGATCCAGCTGAAATGTGCTGCCTGTGGTTTTGTGTCGGATGTGGATATGAGGGACAAGCTGACTACGTTTATTTTGAAGAACCCTCCGGAAACAAAGAAAGGATCCAAAGACAAGAAGGCCATGAGAAGAGCTGAGAAGGAGAGATTGAAGGAAGGTGAGATGGCTGATGAGGAGCAGAAGAAAATCAAAAAGGAGGTTAAGAAGAAAGGATCATCTACCGTGAAGGATGGCTCTACAAAGCCATCCACTAAGAAGAAAGCAAGTGCCTCCGACGATGACCATGTATCTCCTACTCACAGTCAAGTGGATGAGAAAGAAGATGCTTCTcaggaagatgatgatgatgacatcCAATGGCAAACAGATACATCACTAGAGGCTGCTCGCCAACGCATTCAAGAACAGCTAAGTGCTGTAACAGCTGATATGGTCATGCTCTCCACAAATGAGCCGGAGAAGAATGGAAAAACAGCAACCAAGGCAAGCAGTGGTTCTCAAAATGGTGACTCACCTAACTATAGTACACTTGTTGAAGTGAAGGCAATTCTGAATAAAGGTGTTGGGGCAAAGGATTTGCAGTCTCATCTGGCAGCACTTCCTGCATCTGCTCAAGACAAGACAAATGCTCTATTTGAGGCCTTATTTGAGGGCATCGAGAAAGGATTTGGAAAGGAAGTGATCAAGAAGAAGAGTTACCTTGCCGCTGCAGTCTCTATGGAGGAAGGATCACAGTTACTGTTGCTTGGTGCAATTGAGGCTTTCTGTATGAAGTCTACTTCCAGTGCTCTGAAGGAAGTTGCCCTTATTTTGAAGGCTCTGTATGATGCTGATGTACTGGAGGAAGAGAACGTATTGCGGTGGTATCAAGTTGGGACGAAGGGCGATAACAAGGACTCTAAGATATGGAAGAATGCCAAACCCTTCATTGATTGGCTTCAAAGTGCGGAATCAGAGTCAGAGGAAGAATGA
- the LOC107489876 gene encoding uncharacterized protein LOC107489876 — protein sequence MEYSSRKSVVAAIRRYTIVRGVDYDVYESEPQTFYAKCKMYGRGCDWLIRASLIRKKDCWEIRRYNGRHTCTMGAISQDHSKLDSDTVADSIMPLVETDPSIKVKSIIAEVQSRFNYTISYRKAWLAKQKSIAKVFGGWEDLYQALPWWLSVMVQKIPGSVVQIETRLLYNGNEEAQGVKILHRVFWSFNPCVRAFRHCKPLVQVDGTHLYGKYKGTLLVAVAQDVNQNIVPIAFALVEGETADA from the coding sequence ATGGAATACAGTTCCAGGAAGTCGGTGGTTGCTGCAATTAGAAGATACACTATCGTTAGAGGAGTTGACTACGATGTGTATGAGTCTGAGCCACAGACCTTCTATGCAAAATGCAAGATGTATGGGCGTGGGTGCGATTGGCTTATCCGAGCCAGCTTGATACGGAAAAAAGATTGTTGGGAGATACGCAGATACAATGGAAGGCACACGTGCACAATGGGAGCGATTTCACAGGATCATTCCAAGTTGGACTCGGATACCGTTGCTGATAGTATAATGCCGTTAGTCGAGACTGACCCGTCAATCAAGGTGAAATCTATAATAGCGGAAGTCCAGTCAAGGTTCAACTATACCATCAGTTACCGAaaggcttggttggcaaagcagaagTCCATAGCGAAGGTTTTTGGTGGTTGGGAGGATTTGTACcaagccttgccatggtggctCTCGGTCATGGTTCAGAAGATACCCGGGTCAGTTGTGCAAATAGAAACACGCCTACTGTACAACGGGAATGAGGAGGCACAAGGTGTAAAAATACTTCATCGCGTATTTTGGAGCTTCAATCCATGCGTTAGGGCATTTAGGCATTGCAAGCCTCTAGTTCAGGTGGACGGCACACACTTATACGGAAAATACAAAGGAACACTCCTGGTCGC
- the LOC107489875 gene encoding uncharacterized protein LOC107489875, translated as MFRRLCCLQSTPTPSLTFSSNKKPLVLLGAPQVSAIVLDALLNASSSPHSSFQVAAIVTQPAARRDRGKKALFITLIQDAFLSNLKALQPELCVTAAYGNILPTKFLDIPALGTVNIHPSLLPLYRGAAPVQRALQDGVKETGVSLAFTVRELDAGPIIASETVEVDDQIKAPNLLELLFYKGSELLIRELPSIFDGSASVNAQPQDHSKATLAPKISQDESWLVFDQEASVLHNKVRAFSGWPGTRAKVQVVEKNGEQKTLDMKIITTRVHSHESVPSNEADDIAFVEGALVFPCGKGTNLEVLELQLPGKKVVTAAAFWNGLRGQKLKKL; from the exons ATGTTTCGACGATTATGCTGCCTACAGAGCACTCCTACACCCTCTCTCACATTTTCTTCCAACAAGAAGCCCCTCGTTCTCTTGGGAGCACCTCAGGTCTCAGCTATTGTCCTCGATGCCCTCCTCAATGCTTCTTCTTCCCCTCATTCTTCATTCCAG GTTGCAGCTATTGTTACTCAGCCAGCTGCTAGAAGGGATAGGGGTAAGAAA GCATTGTTTATTACTTTAATACAGGATGCTTTCTTGTCGAATTTGAAAGCTTTACAGCCGGAGCTATGTGTTACCGCCGCGTATGGGAACATTTTGCCTACCAAGTTTCTAGATATTCCGGCATTgg GAACTGTCAATATTCATCCTAGCCTGTTGCCACTGTATCGTGGTGCTGCACCTGTTCAAAGAGCATTACAG GATGGTGTTAAAGAAACTGGAGTATCATTAGCATTCACTGTCCGTGAACTGGATGCTGGACCTATTATTGCTAGCGAAACCGTTGAAGTTGATGATCAAATAAAG GCACCCAATTTGCTTGAGCTCCTCTTTTATAAAG GTTCCGAACTTCTGATTAGGGAACTTCCTTCCATATTTGATGGATCAGCAAGTGTTAATGCACAACCTCAAGATCATTCCAAGGCTACACTGGCTCCAAAG ATAAGCCAAGATGAGTCGTGGCTAGTCTTTGATCAAGAAGCATCGGTTCTACATAATAAG GTTCGTGCGTTTTCAGGATGGCCGGGAACAAGAGCAAAAGTTCAAGTAGTGGAGAAAAATGGTGAACAGAAAACTTTGGATATGAAAATTATAACCACCCGAGTTCACAGTCACGAAAGCGTACCGTCCAATGAAGCAGATGACATTGCATTTGTCGAGGGGGCATTGGTGTTTCCATGTGGAAAGGGCACCAACCTTGAG GTGTTGGAACTTCAACTTCCAGGGAAAAAGGTAGTAACTGCAGCTGCTTTTTGGAATGGACTGAGGGGCCAGAAGCTAAAGAAATTATGA
- the LOC107489977 gene encoding eukaryotic translation initiation factor 5, whose protein sequence is MALQNIGAANSDDAFYRYKMPKMITKIEGRGNGIKTNIVNMVDIAKALARPASYTTKYFGCELGAQSKFDEKSGTSHVNGAHDTAKLAGLLENFIKKFVQCYGCGNPETEILITKNQMIQLNCAACGFVSDVDMRDKLTTFILKNPPETKKGSKDKKAMRRAEKERLKEGEMADEEQKKIKKEVKKKGSSTSKDGTTKSTPKKKASASDDDHVSPTHSQVDEKEDASQEEDGDDDIQWQTDTSLEAARQRIQEQLSAVTADMVMLSTNEPEKNGKTATKASNGSENGDSHNYSTLVGEVKAILNKGIVAKDLHSHLAALPASAQDKTNALFEALFEGIEKGFAKEVIKKKSYLAAGVSKEEGSQLLLLSAIEAFCLNSTSSALKEAALVLKALYDADLLDEENILQWYQDGLKGKNKDSKIWKNVKPFIDWLQSAESESEEE, encoded by the coding sequence ATGGCCTTACAAAACATTGGTGCTGCAAACAGTGATGATGCCTTCTATAGGTATAAGATGCCCAAAATGATTACCAAAATCGAGGGTAGAGGGAATGGCATCAAGACAAATATTGTCAATATGGTTGATATTGCCAAGGCATTGGCAAGGCCAGCCTCTTACACAACCAAGTACTTTGGGTGTGAACTTGGAGCCCAGTCAAAGTTTGATGAGAAATCTGGTACTTCTCATGTTAATGGGGCACACGACACTGCAAAACTTGCTGGTCTTCTTGAGAACTTCATCAAGAAATTTGTTCAATGTTATGGTTGTGGAAACCCCGAAACGGAGATATTGATTACCAAGAACCAAATGATTCAACTGAACTGTGCTGCCTGTGGTTTTGTGTCAGATGTGGATATGAGGGACAAGCTGACTACGTTTATTCTGAAAAACCCTCCTGAAACAAAGAAAGGATCCAAAGACAAGAAGGCCATGAGAAGAGCTGAGAAGGAGAGATTGAAGGAAGGTGAGATGGCTGATGAGGAGCAGAAGAAAATCAAGAAGGAGGTTAAGAAGAAAGGCTCTTCGACTTCCAAGGATGGTACTACAAAGTCAACCCCTAAGAAGAAAGCAAGTGCCTCTGATGATGACCATGTATCTCCTACTCACAGTCAAGTGGATGAGAAAGAAGATGCTTCTCAGGAGGAAGATGGCGATGATGACATCCAATGGCAAACGGATACATCGCTAGAGGCTGCTCGCCAACGCATTCAAGAACAGCTAAGTGCTGTAACAGCTGATATGGTCATGCTCTCCACAAATGAGCCTGAGAAGAATGGAAAAACAGCAACCAAGGCAAGCAACGGTTCTGAAAATGGTGACTCACATAACTACAGTACACTTGTTggagaagtgaaggcaattctGAATAAAGGTATTGTAGCAAAGGATTTGCATTCCCATCTGGCAGCACTTCCTGCATCTGCACAGGACAAGACAAATGCTCTATTTGAGGCCTTATTTGAGGGCATTGAGAAAGGATTTGCAAAAGAAGTGATCAAGAAGAAGAGCTACCTTGCTGCTGGAGTTTCTAAGGAGGAGGGGTCACAGTTACTCCTGCTTAGTGCAATTGAGGCTTTCTGTCTCAACTCTACTTCCAGTGCTCTGAAGGAAGCTGCTCTTGTTTTGAAGGCTCTGTATGATGCTGATCTGTTGGACGAAGAGAACATATTGCAATGGTACCAAGACGGATTGAAGGGCAAAAACAAGGACTCTAAGATTTGGAAGAATGTTAAACCTTTCATTGATTGGCTTCAGAGTGCGGAATCAGAATCAGAGGAAGAATGA